The Bordetella sp. FB-8 genome includes a window with the following:
- a CDS encoding SHOCT domain-containing protein has product MILLFSSAGNWGYTYRVHRNYGGPNGKSAQDILNERYARGEISHEEYARMKAAISA; this is encoded by the coding sequence ATGATTCTCTTATTCTCCAGCGCTGGGAATTGGGGCTACACCTACCGTGTACACAGGAACTACGGCGGCCCCAATGGCAAGAGCGCGCAGGACATCCTGAATGAGCGCTATGCGCGTGGCGAAATCAGCCACGAGGAATACGCCCGCATGAAGGCAGCCATCTCGGCATAA
- a CDS encoding zinc-dependent alcohol dehydrogenase, producing MTQKMQAAQVEQFGKPLVLKELDVLTPGPGQILVKTEACGVCHTDLHARNGDWPLKPTLPFTPGHEGVGIVTALGLGVTAVKEGDRVGVPWLYSACGHCEFCLAAQEPVCAQAQFGGYTKNGGFAQYILADPNYVAHIPAHLAAKDAAPLICAGITSYKGVKETQARPGEWIVISGIGGLGHLGVQYAKAMGLHVCAVDIDDGKLEHAKRLGADAVVNARNGDPVAAVVKATSGGAHGVLITAPSLPAFEQGVGMTRKHGTCVLVGIPAGEFPTPLFDVVANCITIRGSFVGNRRDMAEALAFAAEGKVKADIELQPLSAINKVFERLGKGEVPSRVVLDFSLR from the coding sequence TTACGCCCGGCCCGGGCCAGATTTTGGTGAAAACCGAAGCTTGCGGTGTCTGCCACACCGACCTGCATGCGCGCAACGGCGACTGGCCGCTCAAACCGACGCTGCCATTTACGCCTGGCCATGAGGGCGTCGGCATTGTTACCGCGCTCGGCCTCGGGGTGACGGCGGTGAAGGAAGGGGACCGCGTCGGCGTGCCCTGGCTTTATTCGGCCTGCGGCCATTGCGAGTTCTGCCTGGCGGCGCAGGAGCCGGTCTGCGCTCAGGCACAGTTTGGCGGCTACACGAAAAACGGCGGCTTTGCCCAGTACATTCTCGCCGATCCGAACTACGTCGCGCACATCCCGGCTCACCTGGCGGCCAAGGATGCGGCGCCCTTGATCTGCGCAGGTATCACCTCGTACAAGGGCGTCAAGGAAACCCAGGCCCGGCCGGGAGAATGGATTGTCATTTCGGGCATCGGCGGGCTGGGACATTTGGGGGTGCAATACGCCAAGGCGATGGGGCTGCACGTATGCGCGGTGGATATCGACGATGGCAAACTCGAACACGCCAAGCGCCTGGGTGCCGATGCGGTGGTCAATGCCAGGAACGGTGACCCGGTGGCTGCCGTGGTCAAGGCCACGAGCGGCGGCGCCCACGGTGTGCTGATCACGGCCCCGTCACTGCCTGCCTTCGAACAAGGCGTCGGAATGACGCGCAAGCACGGCACCTGCGTGCTGGTGGGTATTCCTGCGGGCGAGTTTCCGACGCCACTGTTCGATGTGGTGGCCAACTGCATCACCATCCGTGGTTCCTTTGTCGGAAATCGACGCGATATGGCCGAGGCGCTTGCATTCGCCGCCGAAGGCAAGGTCAAGGCCGACATCGAGTTGCAGCCGCTGTCGGCCATCAACAAGGTTTTCGAGCGGCTGGGAAAGGGCGAGGTGCCTTCACGGGTGGTGCTTGACTTCTCGCTTCGGTGA